In one window of Gossypium arboreum isolate Shixiya-1 chromosome 4, ASM2569848v2, whole genome shotgun sequence DNA:
- the LOC108476961 gene encoding uncharacterized protein LOC108476961, which produces MGVVIIDGSTVRAFVTDDQQFTKSVDERFAALDLNNDGVLSRSELRKAFESLRLLESHFGVDVATPPDELTQLYNSIFERFDCDGSGTVDLQEFRSEMKKILLAIADGLGSCPIQMVLEDDDQSFLKKAADLEAAKLDPNHAQAS; this is translated from the coding sequence aTGGGTGTTGTAATCATTGACGGATCGACGGTGAGAGCCTTTGTGACTGACGACCAACAGTTCACGAAGAGCGTGGATGAGCGTTTCGCAGCTCTTGACCTCAACAACGACGGTGTCCTCTCCAGGTCCGAGCTTCGCAAGGCCTTCGAGTCTCTGCGTCTCCTGGAGTCCCACTTCGGTGTCGACGTCGCCACTCCCCCCGACGAGCTCACTCAGCTTTACAACTCCATTTTCGAGAGGTTTGATTGCGATGGCAGCGGCACCGTTGACCTCCAGGAGTTCAGATCTGAGATGAAGAAGATTCTGCTTGCTATTGCTGATGGATTGGGATCTTGCCCTATCCAGATGGTTCTTGAGGATGATGACCAAAGTTTTCTGAAGAAAGCTGCTGATCTTGAGGCTGCTAAGCTCGATCCAAACCATGCTCAAGCCTCCTGA